From Zavarzinella sp., one genomic window encodes:
- a CDS encoding VCBS repeat-containing protein encodes MKNFAAIFLFLGCLAPSFALPEPVFWQKTVLDTKFRTEGVAVGDVNKDGKMDILNGEFWYEGPDWKPHEMQKPGNHGTGENGYSKIFACWTDDINKDGWVDLIVIDFPGAPCYWMENPQGKAEHWKKHTIWHSACNETPLYADLFGNGKRVLIMGFQPKNTPATANMGQMAWFAPGKDVTATWEMHSISEPSVPPQMKDGKIVPNTGKIVPGTFRFSHGLGVGDMNKDGRQDVICTGGWWEQPAKETGSPWTFHAANLGDSCADMFAVDMDNDGKMDVVSSSAHRFGIWWHQQKSGNSFAQKDLFRELLSETHAMHYKDIDGDGQPDLITGKRFWSHGRREPGANWPAMLYWFKATRAKDGLLEFKPQVIDIDSGVGTQFAVEDINGDGLLDVAVSNKRGVFVILQVKKESPAVSQGN; translated from the coding sequence ATGAAAAACTTTGCAGCAATTTTCCTGTTCCTTGGGTGCCTGGCACCTTCCTTTGCATTACCGGAGCCGGTTTTCTGGCAGAAGACCGTGCTGGACACCAAATTCCGTACGGAAGGGGTGGCTGTCGGCGATGTCAACAAAGACGGCAAAATGGACATCCTGAACGGCGAATTCTGGTACGAAGGGCCCGATTGGAAGCCCCACGAGATGCAGAAACCGGGTAACCATGGCACAGGCGAAAATGGTTACAGCAAAATTTTTGCGTGCTGGACTGATGACATCAACAAGGATGGCTGGGTGGATCTGATTGTGATCGACTTCCCCGGTGCTCCCTGCTACTGGATGGAAAATCCACAAGGGAAAGCAGAACATTGGAAAAAGCACACCATCTGGCACAGTGCGTGCAATGAAACCCCACTTTACGCCGACTTGTTTGGGAATGGTAAACGGGTATTGATCATGGGTTTTCAGCCCAAAAACACCCCAGCCACGGCAAACATGGGGCAAATGGCCTGGTTTGCACCCGGTAAAGATGTGACAGCAACCTGGGAAATGCACTCAATCAGCGAACCAAGTGTGCCCCCACAGATGAAAGATGGCAAAATCGTGCCCAATACCGGGAAAATTGTGCCCGGTACCTTCCGATTTTCCCACGGTCTTGGTGTGGGGGATATGAACAAGGACGGTCGCCAGGATGTGATCTGCACTGGTGGCTGGTGGGAACAACCTGCCAAAGAAACTGGATCACCGTGGACTTTTCATGCCGCCAATCTGGGTGATAGTTGTGCCGATATGTTTGCCGTCGATATGGACAATGATGGCAAAATGGACGTGGTCAGTTCCAGTGCCCACCGATTCGGGATTTGGTGGCACCAGCAGAAAAGCGGTAACTCCTTTGCTCAAAAGGACTTATTCCGCGAACTGCTTTCTGAAACGCATGCCATGCACTACAAGGATATTGATGGAGATGGCCAGCCAGATCTGATTACAGGCAAACGATTCTGGTCCCACGGCAGGCGGGAACCGGGTGCCAACTGGCCTGCGATGCTCTACTGGTTCAAAGCCACGCGGGCGAAAGATGGTTTGCTGGAATTCAAGCCGCAAGTGATTGATATCGATTCCGGCGTGGGCACCCAGTTTGCCGTCGAAGACATTAATGGTGATGGTTTGCTGGATGTTGCCGTTTCCAATAAACGTGGCGTTTTTGTGATTCTACAGGTGAAAAAAGAATCCCCTGCAGTGTCGCAAGGAAATTAA
- a CDS encoding EVE domain-containing protein, translating to MKRWLCKQEPDCYSWTQLEEDGQTVWDGVNNALALSHMRSMKAGDIILFYHSGKEKAIVGEMEVVSMTLEDPENPKSRPLVEVKPLKKWPIPLTLKQMKECEDLHEWELIRISRLSVMPVSAAHWKLISGLVKQLQAEAKAKKK from the coding sequence ATGAAAAGATGGCTTTGTAAACAAGAACCGGATTGCTATTCGTGGACTCAATTAGAGGAAGATGGGCAAACTGTATGGGATGGGGTGAATAATGCGCTTGCGCTGTCCCACATGCGAAGCATGAAAGCAGGCGACATAATCCTGTTTTACCACTCTGGCAAAGAAAAAGCGATTGTGGGCGAAATGGAAGTGGTTTCGATGACACTGGAAGACCCGGAAAATCCCAAATCCCGCCCACTGGTGGAAGTAAAGCCACTGAAAAAGTGGCCAATTCCTTTGACACTCAAACAGATGAAAGAATGTGAAGACTTACACGAATGGGAGCTGATTCGTATTTCTCGATTGTCGGTGATGCCTGTCAGTGCCGCTCATTGGAAATTGATTAGCGGGCTGGTGAAACAACTTCAAGCGGAAGCAAAGGCAAAGAAAAAATAG